A window of Chloroflexota bacterium genomic DNA:
CCCGCCTGGTGGGTTCGTATACCTTTGTGATGGCGACGACAGACCAGGTATTGGCGGCGCGCGACCCGCTGGGGAACCGACCCCTTTGCTTGGGATCGGTCGATGACACCTGGGTGGTGGCTTCCGAGAGTTGCGCGCTCAATACGGTTGGCGCGGAGTTTGTCCGCGAAGTGGAGCCGGGTGAGCTGGTTACGGTGGGTGAAGACGGGCTTCGTTCATACCGCATGCAGCCGGTCCAGAAGCGGGCCGTCTGCATGTTCGAGTTTATGTACCTTGCGCGGCCGGACTCGTACATCGAAGACACGCTCCTCTATCATGCCCGGCGCGAGATGGGCCGCCAGCTTGCACGGGAACGCCCAACGCCGGGCGCCGACCTGGTGATGGGTGTGCCGGAATGCGCCATAGCCGCGGCTCAGGGATACGCCGAAGAAAGCGGCCTGCCGCTCCGCGACGGCTTGGTGCGCAACCGCTACATTCACCGCACCTTTATCCAGCCGACCGATCAATTACGGCGCGAGGGCGTGCACATGAAGTACAACACGATGCCGGAGGTGCTGGAGGGCCAGCGCGTGGTCGTAGTAGACGACTCCATAGTGCGCGGTACGAATACGCTCCCTATTGTGAAGATGCTGCGTCAGGCCGGCGCCGAGGAGGTGCACGTCCGCATTGCTGCCCCGCCGATCCGTCACCCGTGCTTTCTGGGCGTTGACATGCCGACCCGGGACGAGATAATTGCCTCCGCATTCCAGTCGCGAGAGGAAGCCGAAATGGCCGTTGGTGCGGCTATACAGGCGGACAGCCTGGGCTACCTGAGTATCGATGGCATCGTAGAGGCCGTTGACTTGCCCTACAACCACTTCTGCCTCGCTTGCTTCAATGGCGATTACCCGGTGCCTGTGCAGATGGAATTCGATAAGCTCTCGTTAGAGCAAGTGCGAGCAACAGTTTCATGAACGCGATGGAGTGCATTGAGACCGGGACCGGGCGCTGTAGCAAGTCGATTTCTAACGGAACGGCGACTTTGCTACCAAAGTCTACAGAGGACCGTACGGATGCATTGCAACGCCCTCTTCGCAAGAGGCAGTGGGCCCAGAGAACTCCTGCCATGTGGGATGTGAGCGATCGGGTGTTTGCCCGCGTAGCGTTTAAGTCCATTCCGGCCGCACTACTCGTTGATCGGAATCTTAAGGTTCATGCGTGACTCTCCGCATCCCCCTTTGACCTATCAGCAAGCCGGCGTAGACATCGACGCCGGGGCTGAGGCCGTTCGACTCTTCAAGTCTCAGGTGGAAGCCACTCACGGACCAGAGGTGCTTACCGGTATCGGCAGCTTTGGCGGACTCTTTCAGTTTCCCACAGGCTACGTTGAACCGGTGCTTGTAGCCAGTACCGATAGCGTCGGCAGCAAGATTAAGCTGGCGACACAGTTAGAGCGCTACGACACGGTCGGTCAGGACATCGTAAATCACTGCATCAATGACATTCTCACTCTGGGAGCGCGACCGCTCTTCTTTCTCGATTACGTCGGGGTGGGCAGGCTTGTGCCTGAAGTAATGAGGGATGTCGTCTCCGGAGCGGCAGTGGCGTGCAAAGATGCCGGGTGCGCGCTGCTGGGCGGTGAATTGGCGGAGATACCCGACCTGTACGCCGCAGGCGACTTAGACTTTGCCGGAACAATCGTAGGAGTTGTAGAACGCGCCAAGATCGTCAGTGGCGAGCGCATTGAGAACGGTGACGCGGTGCTAGCCTTTCCCAGCAACGGTTTGCATACGAATGGGTATTCGTTGGCGCGCCGTGTCTTTGCTGCTGATGCGTTTGAGGTGACGGCGCCAACGCTGGGAGCGACGCTGGCGGATGCCTTGCTCGCTGTGCACACGTGCTATCTGCACGCCGTGCAGCGTCTGTGCTCAAAACTCGACATAAAGGGAATGGCGCACATAACCGGCGGCGGACTGTGGGACAACATTCCAAGAGTCCTGCCCCAGGGAACACAGGTCCGCCTGCACTGGGGATCGTGGCCGGTGCCGCCAATCTTTCCGCTTTTACAGCAGCGTGGGGGAGTAGAGTTCGATGAGATGTGCCGAGTCTTCAATATGGGCGTCGGATATGTAGTGATCTGTGATGAGGGAGAGGCGGCAGAAGCCCTGCGACTTGACCCCACGCTTCACCGCATTGGAGTGGTTGAAAGCCACACGGGCGATCCGCGTGTGGTGATATCGCGATGATTTTGTAGCAGAAGAAGGGCAACTGGTCGAAATTGGATGCGGAGACCGCTCTGCGCGTGGCAGTGCTCATTTCGGGACGAGGCAGTAACTTACAAGCGCTCATTGATGCGATCGATGAAGGTCGCCTTGACGCCGAGATTGTCACAGTCATCTGCAATCACCGAAACGCGCCGGGCATGCAAAAGGCTCACGCTGCCGGCATCGCCGCGCATGTCATTCTGCGGCGTGACTATGCTTCCCGCGAAGCACAGCACGAGGCAATGTTGGCATGTGCGCAGCAGCATGGAGCGGAGCTAATCGTGCTCGGCGGCTTTGACCGAGTTCTATCAACCGCGTGGATGGGGGCCTATCACAATCGGATCATCAACATTCATCCATCGCTCTTGCCAGCCTTTGCGGGAGGCATGAATCCGCAGCCGCAACAGGATGCCCTGGAGGCCGGGGTTAAGATTGCCGGATGTACGGTGCATATTGCCACAGATGAGGTGGACGCCGGCCCAATCATTGCTCAAGCTGCGGTGCCCGTGCTTGCGGACGATACCGTAGAAACCCTCGCAATCCGCATCTTGGCACAGGAACATCGACTGCTGCCTCAAGTCGTAAGCTGGTTTGCCGAGGATAGAGTGCACGTCGAAGGAAATTGCGTGAGAATTGCCGGGGTGATACCGTCCCGCTGGTGGAGCGACGCCTAATGAGCGGCACTAATGAGAGTCCGGGCGCGGTGGTTACCAATCAAAGCATCCATGCATATCTGGAGGCGCTCTCTGCGCGGGAGCCGACGCCCGGTGGAGGCAGTGTGGCGGCATTGGTAGGCGCGCTTGGCGCGGGTCTGGCTGCCATGGTGGCCAATTTCACTCGGGGCAGAAAAAAGTATGCGGCGGTCGCTCCCGAGGTGGAAGAGCGGCTCGCCCAATTGAGCCAATCCTTGCGCGCGCTCGAGGAATTGGTACAGGAAGATATCGAGGCCTACGGGGTAGTTGGAGCGGGATTCGCGATGCCGCGCGGCTCCGATGAAGAGCAAGCAGCGCGGTCCGTGCATATCCAGCAGGCATCGATTCAGGCTACGGAAGTACTCTTTGCCATCGCTGACGGGTGCGTACAGGTGAGCGATCATGCCTTGTGGCTAGCGAAGCATGGGAATAGCAATCTACTTGCGGACGCCGTAATGGCGGTCCTCCTATCGGAGGCGGCACTGCAAGGGACGGTTGTCACAATTCGCTCAAGCCTCGGCTTTATCAAGGACGATACGGTGGTTGCTGCGATGGGAGAGCGGTTGGTCTCCTACGACAAGATGACGGAGGCGCGGGAAGAGGCACTGTCGTGCGCCCAGTAGCGTAGCGTTGGCGGGAATTCGCCGAGAGATAGAGACGATTGGACCAAAGGAATTGTGACTGGGCCGCAAGCTGTGAGTCCAACGAGGCCAAGAGCGAGAATTTCGGAGAGATTGAAGAGGGGACGGAGCGAAATGGCACTAGTGCTTGACGGTCGTCGCATCGCCCGTACTTTGAGTTGGAGACACCGAGACGAGCTTGCAGATATTCAAAGACGCTTGGGACATCCTCTGACGCTGGCGGTTGTGCGCGCAGGTGATGACAAGGCTTCGGCGAGCTACATTCGCCAAATTGAAAAGCTCTGTCAGCGTGTGGGTATGGAGTTTCAAGAGCACGTGCTTTCTTCGACCGACCGCGAGCAATTCATTGGTCGTATATGCAGCCTGAACGTCGATCCGCGTGTAACCGGCATCATGCTTAGCTGGCCTTTGCCGGAGGACTGGGACCAAGAGTTAGTCGCCATGACCTTGGACCCCCGCAAAGATGTCGATGGTTTGCATCCCTTGAATGCCGGACGCGTGTTTTTGGGTGGTCAATTCCTGGGTATGGAGGCGTTCGTGCCGAATACGCCTGCGAGTGTAATATACTTGCTGCGACATTACGAGATTCCCTTGCGCGGCAAACATGCCGTGCTCATAGGCCGCAGCAACGTGGTGGGACGGCCTTTGGCAGCACTACTCATTGCCCATGACGCCACCGTAACCGTGACGCACAGCCGCACGGCCGATCTTGCCGGTCACACCAGGCAGGCCGACATCCTCCTTGTGGCGATGGGAAGACCCAACTTTGTCTCGCCCGACATGGTGAAACCGGGGGCGGTCGTGGTGGATGTTGGCATCAACGTAACTCCCGACGGCCTCGCCGGAGATGTTCAATACGACGCTGTGAGTGAAGTGGCAAGCGCGATTACACCGGTACCCGGCGGCGTTGGCTCCGTGACGAACGCGATGCTCATCGCGAATACGATACGGGCCGCCCGCTTGCAGTCCACTTTGGCCTGAGCCGCTAACGGAGGAACCTACTCTTGAGTGCAAGCACGATTAGCGAAGTACAGGGGCGGGAAATACTCGATTCCCGCGGCAACCCGACGGTTGAGGCTGAAGTCCGGCTGACGTGTGGGGCAGTCGGTTGGGCCGGCGTGCCGTCAGGCGCGTCAACGGGCATCCACGAAGCGGTGGAACTGCGCGACGGCGACAAAGTGCGCTACGGCGGCAAAGGCGTGCTCAACGCAGTCAGCCACGTAAACGACACCGTTGCCGGTGCCGTCATTGGTCAAGATGCGCTGGAACAAGCAGCAATTGACCAAACTCTCATCGCTCTGGACGGCTCGCCGACGAAGGCAAACCTTGGCGCCAATGCGCTGCTGGCGGTCTCGTTAGCAGTTGCCAAGGCCGCGGCTGCGTGTGTGGGCCTGCCGCTCTACCGCTATCTTGGCGGTGCGTTCGCCGACACATTGCCCGTGCCAATGATGAACATCCTCAACGGCGGCAAGCATGCCGCAAATTCCACGGACTTTCAGGAGTTTATGATTCTGCCGGTGGCTGCGCCGACATTTCGCGAGGCGTTGCGCTGGGGAGCGGAGACATATCATGCCCTTCACACAATTCTTGAAGAAAAGTTGCTGAGCACGACGGTGGGCGATGAAGGCGGTTTCGCACCGTCGTTAGCCACCAACGTGGCTGCTATCGAGACAATCATGACCGCAATCGAGCAGGCCGGATTTCGCCCCGGTGAAGACATCTACATCGGGCTCGATCCGGCTACTACCGAGCTCTATGCAAACAATGCATATGTCTTGGAACGAGAAGGTAGGACCCTATCGAGCGAGGAACTGGTGGACTTCTGGACGGATTGGTCCCGGAGATTCCCGATCATTAGCATAGAAGACGGGCTGGCTGAAGACGACTGGGATGGCTGGGTTGGATTACAGGCCCGACTGGGCAGCCAAGTGCAGCTTGTGGGCGATGACCTGCTTGTGACCAATACGCGGCGCTTGAAAGAGGGAATAGAACGGCAAGCTGCGAACGCCATTCTCATCAAGCCCAATCAGATTGGCACGCTCACCGAGACACTCGATGCCGTAGCGATGGCCCGGCAGGCCGGCTGGGGCGCGGTGATTTCCCACCGCTCCGGAGAAACCGAAGATACGACAATTGCCGATATTGCCGTGGCGACCGGTGTGGGTCAGATCAAGACCGGCGCGCCGTGCCGCTCCGACCGCGTGGCAAAGTACAACCGCCTGCTGCGCATCGAAGATGAACTTGGCAAGACTGCCGTCTATGCGGGCGCCGCGGCATACCCGTTCCTTTAGACCTGCACGACCGAAGAGTGCCGTGATCGCGGCTGTGCTCAAGTCGGTATGTGACCTTGGGGTGTCCAGCCGGGGAGCTGGATATTACTCGCAAATTCTGTTCCCGAAACTCGCTTGCCCGCTTAGGCAATTGCTTTGTAGATGCGTTGCGCCTCTGGCACACGACGGCCTGCGCTACAATAGTCGTTGCGGCGAGTGACGCAAGTATCGCCACATTGTTGCTTGGTAAAGTGATTGAACGCACTGGAGTCTGGTGTTCCCCTGATGGACACAAACACATTACGCGCGCTGCTCACGGACTTGCAACGTGGGACCGCAGACATAGAGCAGGTGGTACGCCGGATACGGTTGGCTCCCTACGAGGATTTGGGTTTCGCCAAGGTAGACGCGCAACGCCAACTGCGGGTAGGCTTCCCGGAGGTTATCTACTGTCCGGGCAAGACTTCGGCACAAGTCATCGGCATTGCCGAGGAGTTGCTCGCCCATGATCAGACCGTCCTGGCCACACGCGCAACACCGGAACTCTTTGCGGACGTGAACGCGCGGATTCCGGCTGCCGAGTACCATGAAGACGCCCACGCCATCGTCGTCCGCCGCGAATTGCAGCACCTGGCAGAGGGACGGGTAGCGGTAGTCGCTGCAGGCACGGCTGACTTGCCGGTAGCTGCTGAAGCCAGCTTAACGGCGGAACTGATGGGGTGCCGGGTTGATCGATTGACAGACGTGGGTGTGGCAGGGCTGCACCGGCTTTTGCTCAACCTTGAAACCGTGCAGCAGGCCCGCGCCGTGGTCGCCGTGGCTGGCATGGAGGGCGCGCTGCCGAGTGTGCTTGCCGGTCTGATCGATCGACCCGTCATTGCCGTGCCGACGAGTGTGGGGTACGGGGCCTCGCTCGGTGGCCTGACGCCGCTCCTCACCATGCTCAATAGCTGTGCGGCCGGACTCGCCGTCGTGAACATCGATAATGGCTTTGGCGCAGGATACATGGCCGGCATGATTTGCCGCATGGCGGAAGTAGGCAGTGTCCAGGATGCGTCATGCGAATAGCCTATTTCGACTGCTTTGCCGGCGCCTCGGGCGATATGATGCTTGGCGCTCTGGTAGATGGCGGGTGGGCGCTGGAAGATCTCAAGGCGACCTTTGCCAAGATCCCGCTCGGCGGCTACGAAGTTCGGGCGGAAGAGGTGCGCAAGGGTTTGCTCCGTGCTCTGCAAGTTCACATCGACATCGATGCACACGAGCACAAGGTAGAACGTAATCTTGGCGATATCGTGCAACTGCTCAAGACGAGTAATCTGGAAGACGACGTTGCTGTTACGAGCGAGAGGCTCTTTGTCCGGTTAGCAGAAGTAGAGGGCCGTATGCACGGAGTTGCGCCGGAGGCGGTGCATTTTCATGAAGTCGGCGCGGTGGATTCTATACTTGATATCGTTGGTGTGGTCGCGGGACTGAAGGCGCTCGGCGTTGAGCGCGTTGTTTGCTCGCCCGTGAATGTTGGCGGCAGCCCCCCTATTCAAACCCGTCACGGCTGGTGGCCGATTCCGGGTCCGGCGACGCTGGACCTCATGAAGGAGAAGCCAATCTATGCCACACCGGACATGGGCGAGACGCTCACTCCCACCGGGGCGCTCGTGCTCAGCGAGTTAGCGGACACATTCGGCCCCATACCAACAATGCAGGTGGACCGCATTGGCTACGGCGCGGGTATGCGCGACACTGACATCCCCAACGTCTTACGCCTCATCATCGGGGAGGAGTCTGTTGGTAACGCTACTGGCATGGCGACTGTGATCGAAACCACCATCGACGATATGAATCCGCAGTTGTATGGACATGTTGCCGCGCTCTTGTTTGCAGCCGGCGCGCTGGATGTGACGCTGACCCCGGTCCAAATGAAGAAAGGACGGCCCGGGCATGTGCTCAGTGTGCTCACGGAGGCCGCAGACCATGCGCCTCTCCTGGACATAATCTTTCGAGAGACAACGACGATTGGCGTGCGGCTGCATCGGGTCGAGCGGATCAAGCTTGAACGGCAGGTAGAGCACGTGGATACACCGTGGGGCACGGTGCGCCGCAAGGTGGCGCATTGGCGCGGCAAGGTTGTGAATCGTAGCCCCGAGTACGAGGACTGCCTGCGGGTCGCTACGGCGGCGCAGGTGCCGGTAAAAGAGGTAATGGACTTCGTGCGGACAGCGGGACAGTAGCGCCGGATCACTTTGCCACTATGCGGGGCTGTTATCATAGAATGTGAGGGGCGCGCTGCTACGAACGGCACGTGCCGGGGCGAAAGCAACCGTTGAGCAGAAGGGGTGCCGAATATGGGGTCTTCTGAGGTGCGGCCGGAACAGGCGCCGGCAGGCAATGACGTTTCGGAAGACGCTTCTCAAGAAGCAATGAGTGACGGCGATCAACAGGCTGCCGGAGACGCTTCGGAAGTTGACGAACGCTTTCAGATCACAAACAGTCTCGTGCGGCACGTGGTCGCCGATGATATCGACATGCAGAACACGGCTACCGGCGTCGTGCAGGCGGAGGCTGCGTCGCTGCAACAAGGGCTGACAGGGATCGCTGCCGGCCACGAAGTCAGCGTAACCGAAGGGGCAACATGGCTGGTGGTTGGCGGCAGCGTGGATACGAACTACTCCGTGTCGCAGTGGATCGTCGGCGGGCAGATCGAGGCGGAGCAGGTTGCCAGCGTGGTGGTGGTCGGCGGTCGCGTTAATGGCAACGTCAACACGCTTCTCGATACGCGCGGCGCGGCGATCTGCGGTCTCGTAATCGGACTCTGCTACGTGCTCTTTCGTCTCATTCGCCGCTGAGCGACACTTGGACGGGAGCCTCGTGTTCCAGGTGCGGGACAAGCTCTGCAGTACCTGGGTTAGCAAGTGGCATTGTGCTCTCCCATTCAGAGGCTCATGCACGACTTGGGCCTGAGATTGAACTGACCCCCTCTCCTTGAAACAGATCTGAATCGCTCAGGCCTGAAGCCGATTGGTTCGCAATCAAACGCCAAGGCACCCGCTAGAAAGGGATTGTCTCATGCAGCTCACGGATACCGTTCATCTCGTTGGTAGCGGCCAGAACGGCTTCAGCCTTACCCACCCGTTGGATTGCCATGTGTATCTGCTGGACGGCGGTACGGAGCTGGCAATCATTGACACCGGCGTGGGCAGAGACGTGCCGGCGATTGTGGGCCAGATAGAGGCGGCAGGCTTTCGGCCCAGCGACATTACGAAGATTCTCATCACGCACCTGCACCTCGATCATGCCGGCGGCGCGGCGGAATTGCAGCAACTATGTGGTGCCGAAATAGTCGCTTCCCAGGACGTGGCAGGTTGGCTTGAGACGGGTGATGAGGAGGCCGCGAGCCTGGTGGCCGCGCGTCAGACGGGAATGTATCCGGTAGAAAACCGCCTGCGGCCGGTTTCCTCCGCCACCGGAGCTTCAGGTGGCGACGTAATTCGTGTGGGTTCCCTCGCTGTAACGGTAGTGAAAGCCGATGGGCATAGCCAGGGTCACCTGGCATTTCTGGTTGACGAGCGCGCCGCAAGCGACGACTGTGCGGAACGTGCAGACTGCACGGAATACAACGACTGCGTTCGCCGTGCCCTCTTTTGCGGCGACGCCCTCTTCTTTGGCGGGCGCATCCTGCTCCAGAACATTTGGGATTGCTCGCTTGAGGAGTCCATCGCCACCGTAAGGCGCTTTGCCAAACTGGAATTCACGCAGTTCTTCCCCGGCCACGTGGGCTTCAGCTTGCAAGACGGCAAGCGCCACGTCGACGCCGCCATGGCGCACATCAACCAACTTCTCCCTCCCCCACAGCTTGAAGCGTAGTTGGGAGCGCGGAAACGCCTCACGCTAGGAGCATGTTCCGCCGAAGGGCTGGTGGGTTGTATCTCCGTGTCTACTAGTGCTAAGGGCAACTGCGTCAATGAGCGAGGTCACCCCATAGCAGCAATCCAAGACGGATTGCTCGCTAGGGCTTGAACTCGCGGGCGATTTGGGCGTAGATGTCGGCGCTTTGAGCGACTTCGGTGAGGTCGACGCGTTCGTGGTCGGTGTGGGCGTAGCCGATGTCGCCGGGGCCATAGACGATGCAGGGCACACCGCTCTTGACTTGCAGTTTGCTGGCGTCGGTGCCGTAGGTCACGCCCTGCGGCTCCGGCGGGAGGTTGTGTGCCCGCAGCGCGCGCATAGCGGCCTGCACGATCTCCTCGTCTTCAGCCGTATCCAGCGGCCAATCGGCGAGGTCGCGCGAGGCGACACTGGGATGCAAGTCCGGCTTGGTTGCAGCGAGTTGCTCCATGGCCTCTTCGAATTCCCGGATTGACCCCTCCGAAGTCTCACCTGGAATGATGCGGCGGTCTACCACCACCTCGCAGGTCTCCGGAATCACATTGGCCGCGTGGCCGCCGTGGATGATACCGATGGCCCAGGTGGGATACCCCACCAGCGCATGCGAGCGCGCCGCAAAGCGCGGGTCCAGCGTTTCGCGCAAGTGGTGAATGACGTCGACCATTTGGTAAATCGCGTTGTTACCCCGTTCAGGCTGGCTGCTATGGGCGGGCCTGCCCTTGGTTTGCAGCGTGAAGCGCACCGCGCCTTTCGTGGCGGTCACCAGCTCTAGCCTTGTTGGTTCGCCAATCACT
This region includes:
- the purF gene encoding amidophosphoribosyltransferase, which encodes MDGTPPTTDTDSPREACGVFGIYGRDLDVAKLTYFGLHALQHRGQESAGIASADGKQMQVYRKMGLVSHVFSEEILEDLQGILAIGHTRYSTKGSSREDNSQPIYVEGPLGPLALAHNGNLVNADQLLDDLEELGVRPKSSTDSEIAAWLIALAPGSTWPEKLQHTLPRLVGSYTFVMATTDQVLAARDPLGNRPLCLGSVDDTWVVASESCALNTVGAEFVREVEPGELVTVGEDGLRSYRMQPVQKRAVCMFEFMYLARPDSYIEDTLLYHARREMGRQLARERPTPGADLVMGVPECAIAAAQGYAEESGLPLRDGLVRNRYIHRTFIQPTDQLRREGVHMKYNTMPEVLEGQRVVVVDDSIVRGTNTLPIVKMLRQAGAEEVHVRIAAPPIRHPCFLGVDMPTRDEIIASAFQSREEAEMAVGAAIQADSLGYLSIDGIVEAVDLPYNHFCLACFNGDYPVPVQMEFDKLSLEQVRATVS
- the purM gene encoding phosphoribosylformylglycinamidine cyclo-ligase, which gives rise to MRDSPHPPLTYQQAGVDIDAGAEAVRLFKSQVEATHGPEVLTGIGSFGGLFQFPTGYVEPVLVASTDSVGSKIKLATQLERYDTVGQDIVNHCINDILTLGARPLFFLDYVGVGRLVPEVMRDVVSGAAVACKDAGCALLGGELAEIPDLYAAGDLDFAGTIVGVVERAKIVSGERIENGDAVLAFPSNGLHTNGYSLARRVFAADAFEVTAPTLGATLADALLAVHTCYLHAVQRLCSKLDIKGMAHITGGGLWDNIPRVLPQGTQVRLHWGSWPVPPIFPLLQQRGGVEFDEMCRVFNMGVGYVVICDEGEAAEALRLDPTLHRIGVVESHTGDPRVVISR
- the purN gene encoding phosphoribosylglycinamide formyltransferase; translated protein: MAVLISGRGSNLQALIDAIDEGRLDAEIVTVICNHRNAPGMQKAHAAGIAAHVILRRDYASREAQHEAMLACAQQHGAELIVLGGFDRVLSTAWMGAYHNRIINIHPSLLPAFAGGMNPQPQQDALEAGVKIAGCTVHIATDEVDAGPIIAQAAVPVLADDTVETLAIRILAQEHRLLPQVVSWFAEDRVHVEGNCVRIAGVIPSRWWSDA
- a CDS encoding cyclodeaminase/cyclohydrolase family protein is translated as MSGTNESPGAVVTNQSIHAYLEALSAREPTPGGGSVAALVGALGAGLAAMVANFTRGRKKYAAVAPEVEERLAQLSQSLRALEELVQEDIEAYGVVGAGFAMPRGSDEEQAARSVHIQQASIQATEVLFAIADGCVQVSDHALWLAKHGNSNLLADAVMAVLLSEAALQGTVVTIRSSLGFIKDDTVVAAMGERLVSYDKMTEAREEALSCAQ
- a CDS encoding bifunctional 5,10-methylene-tetrahydrofolate dehydrogenase/5,10-methylene-tetrahydrofolate cyclohydrolase, with protein sequence MALVLDGRRIARTLSWRHRDELADIQRRLGHPLTLAVVRAGDDKASASYIRQIEKLCQRVGMEFQEHVLSSTDREQFIGRICSLNVDPRVTGIMLSWPLPEDWDQELVAMTLDPRKDVDGLHPLNAGRVFLGGQFLGMEAFVPNTPASVIYLLRHYEIPLRGKHAVLIGRSNVVGRPLAALLIAHDATVTVTHSRTADLAGHTRQADILLVAMGRPNFVSPDMVKPGAVVVDVGINVTPDGLAGDVQYDAVSEVASAITPVPGGVGSVTNAMLIANTIRAARLQSTLA
- the eno gene encoding phosphopyruvate hydratase — encoded protein: MSASTISEVQGREILDSRGNPTVEAEVRLTCGAVGWAGVPSGASTGIHEAVELRDGDKVRYGGKGVLNAVSHVNDTVAGAVIGQDALEQAAIDQTLIALDGSPTKANLGANALLAVSLAVAKAAAACVGLPLYRYLGGAFADTLPVPMMNILNGGKHAANSTDFQEFMILPVAAPTFREALRWGAETYHALHTILEEKLLSTTVGDEGGFAPSLATNVAAIETIMTAIEQAGFRPGEDIYIGLDPATTELYANNAYVLEREGRTLSSEELVDFWTDWSRRFPIISIEDGLAEDDWDGWVGLQARLGSQVQLVGDDLLVTNTRRLKEGIERQAANAILIKPNQIGTLTETLDAVAMARQAGWGAVISHRSGETEDTTIADIAVATGVGQIKTGAPCRSDRVAKYNRLLRIEDELGKTAVYAGAAAYPFL
- the larB gene encoding nickel pincer cofactor biosynthesis protein LarB, which codes for MDTNTLRALLTDLQRGTADIEQVVRRIRLAPYEDLGFAKVDAQRQLRVGFPEVIYCPGKTSAQVIGIAEELLAHDQTVLATRATPELFADVNARIPAAEYHEDAHAIVVRRELQHLAEGRVAVVAAGTADLPVAAEASLTAELMGCRVDRLTDVGVAGLHRLLLNLETVQQARAVVAVAGMEGALPSVLAGLIDRPVIAVPTSVGYGASLGGLTPLLTMLNSCAAGLAVVNIDNGFGAGYMAGMICRMAEVGSVQDASCE
- the larC gene encoding nickel pincer cofactor biosynthesis protein LarC; translated protein: MRIAYFDCFAGASGDMMLGALVDGGWALEDLKATFAKIPLGGYEVRAEEVRKGLLRALQVHIDIDAHEHKVERNLGDIVQLLKTSNLEDDVAVTSERLFVRLAEVEGRMHGVAPEAVHFHEVGAVDSILDIVGVVAGLKALGVERVVCSPVNVGGSPPIQTRHGWWPIPGPATLDLMKEKPIYATPDMGETLTPTGALVLSELADTFGPIPTMQVDRIGYGAGMRDTDIPNVLRLIIGEESVGNATGMATVIETTIDDMNPQLYGHVAALLFAAGALDVTLTPVQMKKGRPGHVLSVLTEAADHAPLLDIIFRETTTIGVRLHRVERIKLERQVEHVDTPWGTVRRKVAHWRGKVVNRSPEYEDCLRVATAAQVPVKEVMDFVRTAGQ
- a CDS encoding MBL fold metallo-hydrolase, whose translation is MQLTDTVHLVGSGQNGFSLTHPLDCHVYLLDGGTELAIIDTGVGRDVPAIVGQIEAAGFRPSDITKILITHLHLDHAGGAAELQQLCGAEIVASQDVAGWLETGDEEAASLVAARQTGMYPVENRLRPVSSATGASGGDVIRVGSLAVTVVKADGHSQGHLAFLVDERAASDDCAERADCTEYNDCVRRALFCGDALFFGGRILLQNIWDCSLEESIATVRRFAKLEFTQFFPGHVGFSLQDGKRHVDAAMAHINQLLPPPQLEA
- a CDS encoding M20 family metallopeptidase, producing MSAVDASRIQATAELLSALVSIPSMNPAFMADGSGGESGLADFVESQLQDLGMETQQHEVLPGRSNVFGRLRVPNSKGLLLFECHMDTVGVDTWGPEALEPRVEGTTLHGRGSCDAKGCLAGMILAIRELAKHPEDLDYDIGLLGVVDEEYRFRGIVGFIEQGIEVTAAVIGEPTRLELVTATKGAVRFTLQTKGRPAHSSQPERGNNAIYQMVDVIHHLRETLDPRFAARSHALVGYPTWAIGIIHGGHAANVIPETCEVVVDRRIIPGETSEGSIREFEEAMEQLAATKPDLHPSVASRDLADWPLDTAEDEEIVQAAMRALRAHNLPPEPQGVTYGTDASKLQVKSGVPCIVYGPGDIGYAHTDHERVDLTEVAQSADIYAQIAREFKP